The window TGGTTAATTTCCAAGCGTTTATTGTTGGTTCATTGTTTGGCTGGAAGAAAAAGAAAGATGGTCTTAGAAGATTTACCTATGCTGTCATCTCAATGGCACGTAAACAAGGTAAATCAATTATTGTTGCTGGTATTGCATTGTATATGCTGGTTTACGAAAAGAACCCAGTAATGGCACGCCAGATTTATACTGCTGCAAATAAGCGAGATCAAGCAAAACTTACTTTTAACTATGTGGTTGATTTCTTAAAACCACTTAGATACAAGTCGAAATTTTTTAGAAAACGTACTCGAATTAAACGAGACACTATCGAAGATACAGAAAGTAGTTCATTTATTACTCCACTCTCAAATGATGTTAAAGGAATGCAAGGTTTGAACACGATGCTAGGGATTCTTGATGAGCAGGCCGATTCTACTGATAGATCAGTTCTGGAAGCTATTCAGAAATCTCAACGTCAACAGAAACAGCCACTGACTATTATTATTTCAACCGTTTCGGATCAGATTAATGGTTGGTTTCATGAAACAGAATATAAGTACGTTACCAAGTTACTCAATGGTGATGTGGAAGATGATACTTACTTTGCTGTTTGGTATGAGCAGGACAACGAAGAAGAGCTGGCTGATCCTAAGAATTGGATTAAATCGAACCCTATTCTTTATGACGAAAAAATCCGTGAACACTTACTTCCAAAACTAAAAGAAGACTGGAAACGTGCCCAGGACATGGAAACTACTACTTCTTCTAAGATTTATACCTTTAACATGTGGCAACAAGCCAGTGAGAATTCCTACATTAACGTAAAAGATTGGTCAACTATTCGAATTGATAAAACACCTGATTTATATGGCAGGGATGTCTACTTAGGCCTTGACTTAGCCCGTGTAGGAGACCTATCAGCTGTGAGCTGGTGCATACCAATTGATGAAGATAGTAAGTTCTATGTTGGCTCTCACGCGTTTGTTGGTACTCGTGGAGGAATAGAGAACAAGATACAGCGAGATAAGATTGATTATCTTGCTTTACGAAAACGGGGAGAAGTTACCTTAAGTAACTTGCAGAGTGGCAATATTGATGACCAACAGATCATTGATTACATTTACAACTTCATTGGTCAATATAACTTAAACGTTAGATCAATGTGCTATGACCGCTACTCTGCAAATCACATCATAGATACGTTTAATGAAGATGGTTATCTCATGGTTGATGTAGCTCAAGGATTAGCTACTTTGTCTGAACCGACTAAGCAATTTAGGAAATTTGTTCAGGATAAAACTATTGAACATGGAGATAATCGACTGCTTGAGATTGCGGTTAACAATGCAATTGTTAAAGAGAATAATGACGCAGTTATTTTGGATAAAACAATGTATCGCAATAAGATTGACCCTTTAGCAGCATTAATCAATGCGTTTACTCAAGCGTATCTATATGACTTCTCTCTTGTTCATAAGAGAGACGATGATTTTTATGAAAACGAATTTCACTTTTAAAACTATTAGTCTATGCATTTTAGCTAATATCCATACCTTATTTTGCCTAATCGGAATACTACTTGTTTCAGTAGGACTGTTTCTGATTGGAGCACCTGTTGGCTTTATTGGTACTGGAGTTATTTTGGTAACTTTAGCTATCTATATTGACCGCACATCAAATTACAAATAGGAGGTGACATAATGACCTTTTTTCGTCCGTTAACAGCGTTTAACGATTCAGGATCTTTTATTGATTTCAATGATAGTAATCCGCGATATGTTCCAATTGACAAGTTACGGAATTCAGACGTATTTACAGCCGTCAACGTCATTTCTAACGATATCGCAACTAATCCCATTAAGCTTGAAAGTGATAATGTCAACCACATTGCAGATGATAATTTTAGTGACTTAAACTACTTGCTTAATGTAAAACCTAATGATTATGTTTCTGCACGAGATTTTAAGTATGCATTATGTGCGAACTTGCTACTTACAGGAAATGCCTATGCTAGAATTCTTAGATCAAAGCGTAGAAATAAACCGATGGCTTTAATTCTACTTAGACCAAGTTGGGTTGATGTAGAAGTGGAAGACCTAACAGGGCAGATTAGATACTACATTCAAGACAATACTCATGATCCGTATTACTTAGATCCTGAGGACATTATTCATATAAAAATGCTTACCACTAATGGAATGATAGGAGCTAGTCCTCTTTATTCATTAGTTGATGAGTTATCAATGCAAAGACAAGGAAATAAGTTACTTAACGACTTCTTTGGTTCAGGAATTAATGGTTCAGCAATCCTTAAATTGCCAGGAGACCCTACACCTGATTCTAGAGACAATGTGCGAAAAAAATGGCTTGAAGCAAACACTGGTAACAAAACACACCGAGTAATGGTGCTTAGTTCACGGGAAGAATACACTCCCGTAGAAATCGATACTTCCATTTTAAAAATCGTCAATTCCAATGATTACACTACCAAGCAGATTGCAAAAGCGTTTGGTATACCAGTTTCTCGTTTAGGACTAGAAAACGCACATACATCACTTCCACAATCAAACCTAGATTACATTCAAAACTCATTAGATCACTACTTCAATCGTTTTACTTCTGAATTTAATATCAAACTTCTGTCATTTCAACAAGCTAAGAAGTATCACTTTGAGTTTGATGTATCTCGTTTAATGGAGCTTGATACCGAAACAAATATGAAGCAAACACTTGATTGGTATAAGAGTGGATTGCTTGATGACAATGAAGCTCGTAGAAGACTTGGATATGCACCTTATAAAGATGTCATGTCTGGTACTCGTGTAATTATGAGTAACTTTGTTCCTATTGAAAACATCAGAGAGAATTTTCCTAATAACGTTATTAAAGGTAATCAATATGACGATAATGGCAAGCCTACTGATGAAGAACATTTTGAACAAACAGGTCAAGGCAATGTCGTAAAGGTTAAGACGGGAAAAGGCAATGACACTAATGGAGATCAGAAACTTAATTCAGATGCCGAAAGTGGATCAGGAGACAAGAAAGATTCAAGGAACGGCAGTGGTATTCAACCAAAGAAGTGAGGACTTAGGTGGTTTTATTGAAGAAATTGAACCTAGTGCTTTCGATAGTGTGGATACATCAGATGTGGTTCTACTTTACAACCACAATACGGGAGATGTGCTAGCTAGAACTAGTGCTAATACTTTATTACTCAATATAGATGGTTCTGGAGTCCATTTTGAAGCTGAAATTCCTAAAACTACTTTAGGTAATGACACAATGACTAACTTAGAAAATCGTAATGTTCAAGGGATGAGTTTTGGTTTCACAATTGCTGACGATGATTGGCAAGAACAGCCAGATGGTTCACTACTGCATATTGTGAGAAAGATTGGAAAACTCTATGAGTTATCATTAACTCCTTTTCCTGCCTATAAAGAAACTGATGTGGCTGTTTCTCAACGCTCAATGAAAAACTTTTTAGATAAAAGAAATGAATTAGAAGCCGATAAAGAATGGCTTAAATTACAAAAAGACTTAAATATCAAGGAGATTTAAATGCTAAAAGAAAAGATTAAGGAAGCTACAGCTAAATACAATGATTTAGTTCAAAAGCGTAGCGCCTTATTGAAGGATGCAGATACTGCTTCTGAAGTAAAGGATATTAAAGAAATTCGTTCTAAGATTACTGGTCTTAATACTGAATTAGATCAAGCTAAAGCTGACCTAGACGATTTAAAAGAACTAGAAAAAGAAGAACAACGCTCAATTGCTCCTGAGGTTAATGAAGGGCCTCATCACCGTGGCGGTGGTTCAAGTAAAGATAAGTTGGAAATTCAAAAACGAGCTATTAATGCTTATATTCACACTCGTGATGCTTCTAATGCTACTGAAGTTGGATTGAAATCAGAAGATGCTGAAGTAACCATTCCAAAGGATATTCAGTACATTCCTACTGAAGAAGTTAAAACTGTTACTGATTTATCTAAATTAGTAACTCAATTTACTCCTACTACTGCTTCAGGAACTTATCCAATTGTAAAACGTGCTACTGCTAAATTGCATACAGTAGCTGAATTAGAAAAGAACCCAGAATTGGCAAAGCCTGAATTTATTAAACGCGAATGGAAAGTAGATACTTACCGTGGCGCTATTCCGCTGTCACAAGAATCTATTGAAGATTCGGCTGCCGATTTAATTGGTATTGTTTCAAATAACGCAATGGAACAAAAAATTAATACTACTAATGCTGCTATTTCAACTATTTTACAAAGTTTTACTGCTAAATCTGTTTCAGGTAGTGATGTAGATGCGATTAAACACATTTTGAATGTAGATTTAGATCCAGCATATCAACGTACTATTATTGCATCACAAAGCTTCTATCAATACTTAGATACTTTAAAGGATAAAAACGGTCGCTATTTACTTAATGATCCAATTACTACTGATTCTCCAGCAATGTTGTTAGGTGTATCTGTAATTGTAGTTGAAGATAATTTATTAGGTAAGGATGGCGAAGCACATGCCTTTATTGGAGATATTAAACGTGCAGTGCTTTATGCTAACCGTTCTGATATTCAAATTAGATGGGTGGATAACGATATTTACGGTACTTATTTACGTGCATCAGTAAGATTCGGAGTAGTTAAAGCTGACGAAAATGCAGGTTACTTTGTAACCGCTGGTACAGCGGGAAATTAAATCCCCCACCAGAAAATGGTGGGGACACAAAGCCCATTAATGCTAATACAGTAGCTGAAATTAAGGCTTACTTGGATAAGCATTCAATTGAGTATCCAGCGTCTGCACCTAAGGACGACTTATTAAAGCTGGTGTAATAAATGGCTGATACTACATTTGATAAACAACAATTTAAAGATTATTTACGTATCAATTTTGATGAAGATAATGCAGTTATTGAGAATCTGTGGAGGGGTGCAGAGGAAGTAATTTGTACTCAAGTTTCTAAAACTGCTACTCCAGAAAAGTTATCTAAATATCAAATGTTTACTATTGCAGTTCGATTATTAGCGACACATTGGTATGAGAGTAAAACAACTGTTCCACAGACTGCTACGGTTAAAGCAAATACTGCTGAAATTCCATACGGAGTTACTAGATTAATCGACATTATTTACACGAGGTACGTAAATGATCCTGAATTTAATGAAGACGAAAATTCAGGTAATGAAAAACAAGACGGTCAAGAATAAGGAAGACGGGACATATGAAGATAAGCTAGTTCCAATTAAAGAACTATGGTGTGATGTCACAAGGTCTACCTTGAAAGAGTATCGCGAAAATAGTGGCTTAGAAGAAGGCAAGGATAACACTATCTTCTTAGTTAACTACATGGATAGTCGAGAGATTACTAGTGATATGTTCATTCATTTTAACGGCAATGACTACAATATTAAAAATATTCAACGCGATTATGAACGCTTTGATAGCACGAGAATAACAGGAAGGTTGGTGGAGAAGTAATGGTTCAAGGGCTAGAGGATGTCATGAGTAACATTCGTGCCCTTAGAGATAAGGGACAAAGAGCACAGAAAGATGCTCTTAATAAAATGGGTGATACTTTTGAAAATACCTTACGTGAAAATATACCAGTTGGTATGCAACACGGTTATGAAATTCACTTAGCAGAAGACGTTAAAAAAGGCACTCCACGAATGAGACAAGGTATTTTGTCTCTTAAGGTCGGACTGGCTGGTTCCGCATCTACTGGTGAATTGCCAGCTTGGTATGCACACTTTGCTGATACTGGATCAATGAAGAAAGCACCAACATTCTTTTCTGAAAAGTCTCGTGACCAATCAATACCTGAATTAAAACAAGACGTAATCGATCAGTTTAAGAAAGAGTTAGGATCATGATTTTTGCAGATCAAAAAGTTTATTCTGCTTTAGCTAATAACGAAAAGCTAACTAAGGCTATGGCTGATATGCAAACCAATTCTACAGATGAAGATATGATTTTTAATTTCGATATTCCAGAAGAATATCAAGGAAATAAGTATGCTCCTATTATTCGTGTGAATTACATAGGTAATAAATATCGCAGTTCTGATGACGATGGAGCATACACCAAGCCTAGAGTGTGCGTATCTTTATGGACTAAAACATTTAGTCAAGGGACAAAATTACTTCCTATTATATTAGACGCTTTAAAAGGTATTGGTTTTTATCGGTATGCAGATAGCCACACGAAAGATCCTGACACTGCTGACCAACCTAATAAACAACTTTATATGTTCCAGCTATACGTTAATGGAATAATTTTTGAAGAAGAGGAATAAATAAATGGCAGACAAGAAATTCGTGAAAATTGGTGCTAAGAACTTACGCTTTGCCCAATTAGACGATGAAGGATTTATTAAGGGCGATATCCTTCAATTACCAGGTACTACTGAAATTGATGTATCTGTTACTTCAGACAATGCAACTATTAATGCCGATGATGGTCCTTACATGACTTTATCATCTGGTATTTCTAAGACTACCGCTAAGGTAAGTAATTACTTCTTAACTCCTGAAGCTAAAACAATGCTTTTAGGAACTAAATATGCAAAGGGAATGGAATTCTACGGGGACGATTCATTACCAAACCACGTTGCTATGATGTTTGAAACACAATTGCAATCTAATGAAGCACACCCTCTCTATGTAGGTTTGTTAAATGGTACTTTTAAGTTCCCAGATAACAAGAACAAGACTAAGGGTTCTGGTGCTCCTGATCCTTCTCCTGAAGAACTCGAAGGAGAATTTGTAATGCAGGAACGTGGCAATAATAAAATTGCTGAAATTAATGGTTTCACTTCTGATCCAGATTTCGATATGGCAACGTATGAATCTGTGGTATTCCCTAAAGATCAAGCAAGTTTAGATGCAGCATTGAAGAAAGTTTTTGATGCAACTACACCTAGTGGACCTACTGCATAAAGTTAAAACTATAATCAGTCGCGCTAGAAATAAACAATAGTCACAGACCGCGGCTATTTCTAGGAGAAAACTATGAAAGAAACAATTAAGTTATATGAAGATGGCGAATACAAAACCTACGAACGAGATATGGCTAAGATCCCTTTAACTGTAGAAGATTGGATGAACGCTAATGAATTAGATGTTGCCCAACATAACTATTCAATGAAAACAACTAGCGATAAGCCGATGAAAGCCAAAGATGCACAAGACTTAGTTAAAGCTGATGTAAAGTTTGTAGTTAATTACTTTAGAAATCAATTTACACTTGACCAAGCAATGAAAGGTATTGCACCTAAGGTAATGGTTGAAGAATTTAATAAATGGTATAGCCAATCAGCTGGTGCATTAGACATTGGTAATGAAAAAGGTGACCAAAAAAAATAACTGTTGAAGAATTGAAGAAAAGCCGAAAAAAAGTATTAGCTTTATTTCGTGTAATGCAAGAAAAGTTTGGCTACAACATGAAAGATATTCTTTCAATGCGTGGGCCAGAATTTAAAACTTTTGTTGATTCATTTGGCGAAAACAAAGTCGAAGAAAAACCTAAGCTAACTACTATAGATCAGGCATTCCCTCAATTCTTTACAGATCCGTTTGCTAAGAGAAAGGGGAGTAAATCTTAATGGCAGATGAATTAGGTCACATATCTGCGGAGATCGCTCTTGATATTAATCCTTTCTTAACAAACCAACGTGTTCTTGAAACTCAAATAGGCAGAACTGGTAAGCTCCTGAATAATATGGAGAACAGCTTTAAAACAGCTGGTTCGAAGATTAGTGCTAATAATATTTTTAAAACTCAAGTAGCACAACTGAAAATGCTTGATAAGCAAATGTCTAATTATCAAAGACATATGTCAGAAGTGCAAAAAAGTATTGCTAATGGAAATAATACTGTAGCTAATCAACGTTCTCTTGCTTCTACTGCTACTCAATTGCAGAATGCGTCAATAAAATATGACCAACTTAGAATGTCTGCTGCACGTACTCTTCAAGAACAACGTGCTGCAAGTTCTGTTTTCGGTCAAGCGTCTGCAAGAATTGGAGACTATGGCAACAAGATAGAAGAAGCAGGTCAAAAAATTAAAGGTATGGGTAGCACCTTAGGTTCTGCTGTAATTGGAGCAGGATTATACAATGCTGCTAAAGCTGCAATGAGTTTTAAATCTGAAATTCAAGGTATTGGACCATTGCTTTCAGAAGATGGTCGAATTACTAGTCAGGTTACTCAACAGCTAAATCAAATGAGTGCAAGTTCACTTAGATGGTCTAAGCAATATGGTATTTCAACTCATGAAATCAATAATGCGATGACCGAACTTGTAAGACGTGGATTTACTGCTAACCAAACTCTAGGTTCAATGCCAGCTATTCTTAATGCTAGTCGTGCATCAGGTGAAAGCTTAGGCATTGTTATGCAGGCTACTGCTAGTTCAATTGAAATGTTTGGACTTAAGGCTAATACTGCTGCTGAACAAACTAAGAATACTACCCGAGTTACCGATGTTTTAACAGTTGCCGCTAATAAAACTGCTACTAGTTTTGCAGATATTGCTGCTGCAATGACTTATGTTGGTCCAACTGCTGCACAAGCTCATATGAGTATTGAACAGATTGCTGCTGCAATTGGTGCATTATCTAACAAGGGTATTGAAGCCTCTACTGCTGGTACTACTTTACGTCAGGTATTGAGTAAGTTAACTACTGATACCAAGACTAACCGTGCTAATATGCAAGCAATCGGTGTGGATATTGATGAGATTAAGAAAAAGGGAGTAGACCTTCCTAAGTTAATTGACCAAATCAATAACAAACTAAAAGATAAGACACCTACTGAAAAGATGGCTTTGCTAAACGCAGCGTTTGGTAAGCTTGGTCAAGGTGTTATGGCTTTGTTTGAAAAGTCAAATAAGAGTAGTAAATCAGCTGGTGATGAACTTCGTAACTTACAAGGCGAGCTTGAAAAAGCTGGCGGTACAACTAAACGTATTGCTGACCAGATGAATAATACTCCACAAGCTAAGTGGGAAAGATTTAAACAAACAATGCACGCCACATTAATTGAAATTGGTGGCAATATGCTTCCTGCTGTAACTGGATTGATGAAAAACATTCAGAACTTAGCTGAAGCATTTAGTCGTTTAGATCCAGCTACTCAATCAGCAATCGTTAAGTTCTTAGCTTTATATGCTGCAATTAAGCCATTAAGCGCTGTGGTCGGAGCGCCTATTGAAGGCATTGGTAAGCTTACCAATGGTTTTAAGAAATTATTTGATTTAGGTGCAAAATTAAAGGCTGGTTCTTTAACATCAGCACTTAAAGAAGTAGACAGTGCATTAGGTAAAGTAAGCGATGCTAAAGGTGCAGTTACTACTCTGCAAAGTGTGGGTAGTGCAGCAGAACATTCTGGGACTAAGTTCTTAGGCTTAGCTGGAAAGATAGAAAATACTGCTTCTAAGGGAGCAGAATTGGCAACAGCTATTCCTGGAACTGTTAGTGGTTTTACTGCATTAGGTACTGGAGCTACAGAGGCAACTACAGCGACAGCTACTTTAGGTTCAGCATTAGCAACCACTGCTATAGGTGTAGGTGCTGTAGCTGGAGTATTGGCAGTGGGATATGGAGCTTATAAACTTTATACGGGAGTAATTCAGCCTGCTATTGATAAAGAACGTGAACATGAATATGAATTGGCCACTTGGGGAGCAGTTGTTGGCAAAGAAACTTCTGAATCTGCTAATAAATTTAAGAATTTTTCTAGTCAGGCTACTCAAGCTATGGATAAAGCACAATCTAATGTTAAGCAAAATGCTGATTCAATAAAGAAGGCATTTGAGGGAATGGGCAATGAAGCCAAAAAGAATGCTAAAAAAATAGAAGACTCTATTGGATCAACAGCTAAATATTTAGGTGGCGATGCAGGAAAATACTTAAAAGGTGTTGGATCTAAAAGGACTAAAACTGATAATTCATATTTAGATAATATTACTGCTGACCAAAAGAAAGCTGATGCAATAATTGCTGCTGCAAAAGCACAAGGCGGGAAGATGTCAGCTGATACTCGTCAAGAATTGAGTAATATTCAAGCTGATATTACAGCTAATTACGTTGCTACATTAGGAAAGACAAAAAATGCTAGTGTGCGTCTTAGACAAGCACTTGCAGGAACTTTTGACAGCTCATCTTCAAAAGCACAATTACAAAAATATGTAAATGATGTTGATGATGCTTTAAATAAAAACTATAGAAATACTCAAAAAGGTATGTCTAAGCTAAATAGCTTATATAAAAGTGGAAAGATTAGTTATCGAGATTATGCGAAGACTAAGGAACTCTATGAAGACGCAGATAGAGAAAGAACCGATAAATTAATTGATTCTAATATCAAACTAAAAAGAGCCCAAGGTGAAAGCTGGGATGAAATTAAAAACCAACTTAAAACCGTCGGTCGTGATTGGGGAGTTACAGCTAATCAAATAGACCGTGCAATTGATAGAGTAAAAAAAGGTCATCAAAGTTTAGGAAAATATGTCATTGATACTACTGGTAAAATGACAAAATCAACTAAAAAAGCAAGTGACACATGGAATAGTTGGGTACTTGATCCTAAAACAGGAAAAGTAAGAACTAATTTATCTGAATTTTTAGCACAAAAGTCTAAAAGTCAAAAAGGATGGGATCAATTACATTTTGTAATTAAAAATGCCAAGCTTTCTACTAATTCTAAAATGGCTATTGCTGAAGCTGTTAGTGCAAACCATAGATGGAGTTCATTAAGTTGGAAAGAACAACAGGCTTTAATTCGCTCTAAAGGCGGTAAAGAAGTACAACAACTTATGTACATTGAGGGACAATGGAATAATTTAGATCCCAAAATTCAAACATTAATTGCTACTGCTAAAGGAAAAGATGAAATTGTAAATTCTTTAAGCAATATTAAGAATTGGAATTTGCTTAAACCTGAACAGAAGCAATTAATTATTAATGAATTTTCTGGTTTTGATAAACTGCGCCTTGAATTAAACAACATTAAAGAATGGAATTCTTTAAGTACCAAAAAGCAAGACGCAATAATGAATATTGTAAAACATGGAGGTAGCTTAGAAGATGAGTTAAAGAAGGCTCAAGTGTGGAATTCCCTTCCTAAAAGTATGCAAAAAGAGATTAGAATAGTTGATAACTCATCAAAAAGAATTAATAGCGTCAAATTAGCTCTTAAAACAATTAATTCATTTACCGCTAAGCCTAAGCTTGAAATGAATACGACTAATGCGGTTGATCGTATAACGAAGTTCAATACTTTATTGAATGATACTTCTAAGAAACAGCCATTTGTTAAAGTTGATGCACATACGGAAGATGGTCTGGGTAAGGTTGAAAGACTAAACGATACGATTAATTCAATGACACGCACGCCTAAAACATCTCATGTAGGAATTACTGTTTCAGGTAAGGATAAATTGGATTCTGCTAAGAATAGTCAAAAGCAATTTAATGCTTTACCTACCTTGCCAAAACATAACAGCATGTCTGTTAGCGGTGCTGGTCAAGTGCAGGACGGAACAAATAAACAAAAAGGCTTTAATGGTACATCATCATCTAGCAAAAAGAACTCTATGCATACTGATGGAGTAGGACAAGTACAAGATGGTACTAATAAGCAAAAGAATTTTAATGGCACAAGATCAAGTAGTAAGCATAATCATATGAGTGCTAGTGGTCGTGGTGAAGTAGCAGACGCTACTTCAAAACAACAAGCTTTCAGGAGACAGCGTGGTCATACTATTCAAAACACTATAAGAACCGTATATGAAACCGTAAAGAAATTTATTACTGGCCATAAAGCCACAGGAACAGCTGGAGCATGGAGATTTAAGCACTTTGCTTATGGAACTCCTAATGACGGCTGGGAAGGTGGTCCAGTAGTTGTAGGCGATGGTCATCGACAAGAAGTTGTATATGACCCCCAAGTAGGACTATTTAAAACTCCTGCTACTGATACTGTAATGGATTTATCTAAGGGGTCTGTTGTATGGCGTTCTGTAGAAGCGTTTGAGACAGCAATGGAACATGCAGGGATTAATAATTATCCGAAGTTTGCTTACGGAACTGCTAGTCAAGACTTAGTAGCATTAGCTAATAGATTGCCTGATGATATGGAGCAACAACTTAAAACAGTTAACCCACAATCGTCTAGCTTGAGTGGTTTTAATGAAACTCAAATGCAAACTAATGAACTAATTGCAACATTGATCGAACAGAATGCAATGCTAGTTCGATTATTTAAGAACTTAGGCATGAACGTAAACATTGATGGCAAACAGCTAGCAAAAGCACAGGTAGAAAATAATTCCAGTGCATTGAATGAATTTGTTAAGCAAACAGGAATGGG of the Lactobacillus isalae genome contains:
- a CDS encoding phage tail tape measure protein, translating into MADELGHISAEIALDINPFLTNQRVLETQIGRTGKLLNNMENSFKTAGSKISANNIFKTQVAQLKMLDKQMSNYQRHMSEVQKSIANGNNTVANQRSLASTATQLQNASIKYDQLRMSAARTLQEQRAASSVFGQASARIGDYGNKIEEAGQKIKGMGSTLGSAVIGAGLYNAAKAAMSFKSEIQGIGPLLSEDGRITSQVTQQLNQMSASSLRWSKQYGISTHEINNAMTELVRRGFTANQTLGSMPAILNASRASGESLGIVMQATASSIEMFGLKANTAAEQTKNTTRVTDVLTVAANKTATSFADIAAAMTYVGPTAAQAHMSIEQIAAAIGALSNKGIEASTAGTTLRQVLSKLTTDTKTNRANMQAIGVDIDEIKKKGVDLPKLIDQINNKLKDKTPTEKMALLNAAFGKLGQGVMALFEKSNKSSKSAGDELRNLQGELEKAGGTTKRIADQMNNTPQAKWERFKQTMHATLIEIGGNMLPAVTGLMKNIQNLAEAFSRLDPATQSAIVKFLALYAAIKPLSAVVGAPIEGIGKLTNGFKKLFDLGAKLKAGSLTSALKEVDSALGKVSDAKGAVTTLQSVGSAAEHSGTKFLGLAGKIENTASKGAELATAIPGTVSGFTALGTGATEATTATATLGSALATTAIGVGAVAGVLAVGYGAYKLYTGVIQPAIDKEREHEYELATWGAVVGKETSESANKFKNFSSQATQAMDKAQSNVKQNADSIKKAFEGMGNEAKKNAKKIEDSIGSTAKYLGGDAGKYLKGVGSKRTKTDNSYLDNITADQKKADAIIAAAKAQGGKMSADTRQELSNIQADITANYVATLGKTKNASVRLRQALAGTFDSSSSKAQLQKYVNDVDDALNKNYRNTQKGMSKLNSLYKSGKISYRDYAKTKELYEDADRERTDKLIDSNIKLKRAQGESWDEIKNQLKTVGRDWGVTANQIDRAIDRVKKGHQSLGKYVIDTTGKMTKSTKKASDTWNSWVLDPKTGKVRTNLSEFLAQKSKSQKGWDQLHFVIKNAKLSTNSKMAIAEAVSANHRWSSLSWKEQQALIRSKGGKEVQQLMYIEGQWNNLDPKIQTLIATAKGKDEIVNSLSNIKNWNLLKPEQKQLIINEFSGFDKLRLELNNIKEWNSLSTKKQDAIMNIVKHGGSLEDELKKAQVWNSLPKSMQKEIRIVDNSSKRINSVKLALKTINSFTAKPKLEMNTTNAVDRITKFNTLLNDTSKKQPFVKVDAHTEDGLGKVERLNDTINSMTRTPKTSHVGITVSGKDKLDSAKNSQKQFNALPTLPKHNSMSVSGAGQVQDGTNKQKGFNGTSSSSKKNSMHTDGVGQVQDGTNKQKNFNGTRSSSKHNHMSASGRGEVADATSKQQAFRRQRGHTIQNTIRTVYETVKKFITGHKATGTAGAWRFKHFAYGTPNDGWEGGPVVVGDGHRQEVVYDPQVGLFKTPATDTVMDLSKGSVVWRSVEAFETAMEHAGINNYPKFAYGTASQDLVALANRLPDDMEQQLKTVNPQSSSLSGFNETQMQTNELIATLIEQNAMLVRLFKNLGMNVNIDGKQLAKAQVENNSSALNEFVKQTGMGFS